Sequence from the Panicum virgatum strain AP13 chromosome 5N, P.virgatum_v5, whole genome shotgun sequence genome:
CAATTTTTGGGTTACAAGCTCGTTTTCCCCTTCGAATTAGGTGTGGCCGTGATTTTGATTGAACTACTTGGAAGTGCGGGCGCAATTTCAATGGATGAATCAGCTGGATCTGACCTGCTCAAATCGAATCGGGAGCTTCGATAACGCCGTGTGTGATATGCATGTGGAAATCACAGCGATTACCTGGAGTTTACTGAATCATATTTAGCTTTGATTGGAATTTAGGGAGAAGATGGAGGGAGCTGGCAAGGATGGCAACCCGCTGAGGAATTACCGGATTGGTAAGACTCTGGGGATTGGTTCATTCGGTAAGGTCAAAATTGCGGAGCATATAAGTACTGGACACAAGGTGGCAATCAAGATCCTCAACCGTCGTAAAATCAGAGGCATGGAGATGGAAGAAAAAGGTTGGTGTCTCGTTGTTACATGCCTTTCCCTAGCTTACTGATCGactataattaatttttttaggaGTAGGCAATTATCTGGTATACTGATGTATTGTGTTAAGCTCATACACCGCAGTGTGGCCTACTGAGTGCACCATGCAGTACTATATGGCATTATGCTAACCTTACATCTATGAACATTATTGCAATTGATATGAGCAAGGCACCGCCATTTTGCTGCTGTTTGTTTTGAAGGACAAGTTTTTATAGTTGTTTGTAATGTTGGCTCGGACTAACAATTAGCTGCAACCTTTAGGTAGTCACCCATTCCAATTATTTTCATTTGTCTTCTACATTTGCTATTACTTATCTAGTTTAAGCATTCTGCCTGGATGCTGAATGTTTTACCCTTTTGCAGTTAAGAGAGAGATTAAAATATTGAGGTTATTTATGCACCCACATATCATTCGCCTCTATGAGGTCATAGACACGCCGGCTGATATTTACGTTGTTATGGAGTATGTTAAGTCCGGGGAATTGTTTGATTACATTGTTGAGAAAGGTAGGTTGCAGGAGGACGAGGCTCGCCGTTTCTTCCAACAGGTGATTTTTTTAATGGCCTTGAGCCCTTTATTGGCGAATTTCTACTCAAATTGTTTGTTTTTCTTACATATGCTACAATTTCATGATAAATATTTATTGACTAGAATACTGCAGATCAAAACACATGAGTTATTCCTCTCAACTGCTTGTATGTGATAGTATACTCTTTCCTTGCCCCTCTTGGTACAGATTATATCCGGTGTTGAATATTGCCATAGAAACATGGTGGTGCATCGTGATCTAAAGCCAGAAAACCTCCTATTGGATTCAAAATGCAATGTTAAGATAGCAGATTTTGGTTTAAGTAATGTTATGCGGGATGGTCATTTTCTCAAGACAAGCTGTGGTAGCCCGAATTATGCTGCTCCTGAGGTAAGTTTCTATCATGAGGTGCAGATAAAATAGAAGCCATTAGATCAGTATGGTAGCATCTTGAACCACCTTTATTATCAGGTACTATAATATCCTTTTATTTTCTGTAGGTGATATCTGGTAAACTATATGCTGGTCCTGAAGTTGATGTGTGGAGCTGTGGAGTTATTCTTTATGCGCTTCTATGTGGTACCCTGCCATTTGATGACGAGAACATACCAAACCTTTTTAAGAAAATAAAGGTTAGCAAGTGTCTGCAGTGTTCTACATAAAAACATACATGTTTCTTGTTCCTGCTGATTTAAAGTTTATTTATATGTCCCCCTTTTCTCTTGCATCTTAGGGTGGAATATATACCCTTCCCAGCCATTTGTCAGGTGCAGCAAGAGATTTGATTCCAAGAATGCTGGTTGTTGATCCTATGAAGCGGATTACCATTCGTGAGATTCGTGAACATGATTGGTTCAAAATTCATCTCCCGCGCTATTTGACCGTGCCTCCTCCAGATAGTGCACAACAAGTTAAAAAGGTATGGTTTGCTCTGCATCACTTTGCATTGATGTAGTTTGCTCTGCATTAATTTGCACTGATATACTATGAACTCATATAGTATAAGCTACTAAATGTGTTTATTTGGGTGCTAGATACTTCTCCCTCTGTTATCAGAACGCTAAACCCTAATGCACTGCCATAAGCAAATGGGCGCATATGGCAATGTCATTGAATTGGGGTCATTATATTGGGGTCATTAAATAGTATCTATCATCATTTAGGTTCTAGTACCTTTGTATGATGAGTACATTTTCAGCAAGCAATAATGTTGAACCAGAAATATCCCACTGTGTCTACGTTGTACATGTCTATCAAAAAAGATCCTCGCTTCGTCTGAAAACATCCAGTGCTCCCCTGTGTCCTTTTGCCACTATTtagctgctgctgcctcagtATCTTCTGTCAGCTCGAAGTATTTCGTCCTCACTATGTTTTCTATAATATTCTTTTACCTTAAAATGTATATACTATTCAAATATGGTCATACCAACTTTTACAGAAAACTGTCTTGTGTGATTTTGTTGATGCTTATTTGAGAACGTGATCAGCTTTTGCAGTCTTGAGCTTGCATAGTGagagcatgttttttttttccttctggtCACATAGTTTACTTAAGTTACTGATTGAATTTCTCCTAATTTTGTAGATTGATGAGGAAACTCTCCATGAGGTTATAGGTATGGGGTATGACAAGAATCTGTTGGTGGAGTCAATCCAAAATAGACTGCAAAATGAGGTATTTTTCGTTTTGCACTTTGTTGTCTTTATACATTTTTTTTGCTGTAATGATCATGACTGGGTTGCTCGTTATATGGACAGGCAACTGTTGCATATTATTTATTGTTGGACAATCGGCTCCGTACAACCAGTGGCTATCTCGGAGCTGAATGCCAAGAAGTTATGGTGAGCAACTGAATGATGTTATTTTTGTATTCCTCGACACTTCGGCTTCCTTTGTTTTGTTGAGGAATGCATGTTCCAGTTCACGCATTATTTGTTGTCATAATTTGGATCAATATTAATTTTCTGTTTTGATTTCTTGGCACATAGGACTCCTCATTCTCAAACATAGCATCATATGAAACACCAAGTTCAGCACGTGGGAATCGGCAGCAAATATTTATGGACTCTCCAGTTGGCTTGAGACAGCATTTTCCAGCTGAAAGGAAATGGGCTCTTGGGCTTCAGGTAATCTAATTTCATGTTTCCTCCATCATTTTGTTGTCCTCTTGCTTCTGTCAAACCCCTCCATTAAACATATCTTTATTCTGTGTCAGTCGCGAGCACATCCCAGAGAAATAATGACTGAAGTGCTGAAAGCTCTGCAAGAATTGAATGTTTACTGGAAAAAGATTGGTCACTATAATATGAAGTGCAGATGGAATCCTGGCTTTCCTGGTCAAATTCATAACAATCATAACTTCAGCGCAGAGTCCATTGGAACTGACGGCTTGAGTGAGAGGTTAAATTTGATCAAGTTTGAAATTCAGGTATTTTCATCTTTTCTATGCTGCTTCCAGTATAAAAGATATTTATGTATCATAGAAGTATGGTCTTAATACCATCAGGTCAAACGCTGAAATCTTTTTAGATCTTATAATATTAGGATGCAGATCTGATTCTCCACTTGTGATCCCCGCATTTGTACATCCTTGTATGTACAGAATTTCAGTTGTTAACATGTGGAGATATTCCTTTATTGTGGGGCAGATTTACAAACCTTGTGCAGCAGTGGAAAATTGAACTTGTATTCATATCCCATCTGATTGAATTTACGATTAATGCACAATACACTTGTTTCCATATGTTTACTACTTCTGTAGACTGTTGTGCACTCTGGCAATGCCGATACACCTACATTTGATGCAGCTTGGCACAATCACGAATCCTATATGATGGGGACCACATTTTATCTTTATTCGTATTGTGTgtgctttctttttcttctttctgatgTGTTGCCTTTTGGTGCAGCTTTACAAAACAAGAGACGAGAAATACCTCCTTGACTTGCAAAGAGTCAGTGGACCACAACTCCTCTTTCTGGACTTGTGTGCGGCCTTTCTAGCTCAGCTCAGAGTTCTTTGATTCCCGGTGTTTGCCTTCCATCAATTGCATTCCTTACGTTTCACTAGAGGAATGTCGAATCTCTTACAAAGCTGTAAATAGTAATCTCTCCAGTAGATTGAATTTCTGGAGTATGTAGATTGTAGACATGCGAAGCTGTTGTGCGTGGCTATCCTCTGAACTAGACTTTGTGGGGCAAGATGCCTCCTGGTTCTTTACGGCTGGCCCGGCTGCCAGTGAAGGCACTAGGATATACAGTGAACTAGTGATAAGTGCTTTTGCTGGCAAAATGTCTATCTACATGAATAATCTCAGCTATTACAATGGCTAATTGAAAGCT
This genomic interval carries:
- the LOC120673383 gene encoding serine/threonine protein kinase OSK1-like isoform X1: MEGAGKDGNPLRNYRIGKTLGIGSFGKVKIAEHISTGHKVAIKILNRRKIRGMEMEEKVKREIKILRLFMHPHIIRLYEVIDTPADIYVVMEYVKSGELFDYIVEKGRLQEDEARRFFQQIISGVEYCHRNMVVHRDLKPENLLLDSKCNVKIADFGLSNVMRDGHFLKTSCGSPNYAAPEVISGKLYAGPEVDVWSCGVILYALLCGTLPFDDENIPNLFKKIKGGIYTLPSHLSGAARDLIPRMLVVDPMKRITIREIREHDWFKIHLPRYLTVPPPDSAQQVKKIDEETLHEVIGMGYDKNLLVESIQNRLQNEATVAYYLLLDNRLRTTSGYLGAECQEVMDSSFSNIASYETPSSARGNRQQIFMDSPVGLRQHFPAERKWALGLQSRAHPREIMTEVLKALQELNVYWKKIGHYNMKCRWNPGFPGQIHNNHNFSAESIGTDGLSERLNLIKFEIQLYKTRDEKYLLDLQRVSGPQLLFLDLCAAFLAQLRVL
- the LOC120673383 gene encoding serine/threonine protein kinase OSK1-like isoform X2; translated protein: MHPHIIRLYEVIDTPADIYVVMEYVKSGELFDYIVEKGRLQEDEARRFFQQIISGVEYCHRNMVVHRDLKPENLLLDSKCNVKIADFGLSNVMRDGHFLKTSCGSPNYAAPEVISGKLYAGPEVDVWSCGVILYALLCGTLPFDDENIPNLFKKIKGGIYTLPSHLSGAARDLIPRMLVVDPMKRITIREIREHDWFKIHLPRYLTVPPPDSAQQVKKIDEETLHEVIGMGYDKNLLVESIQNRLQNEATVAYYLLLDNRLRTTSGYLGAECQEVMDSSFSNIASYETPSSARGNRQQIFMDSPVGLRQHFPAERKWALGLQSRAHPREIMTEVLKALQELNVYWKKIGHYNMKCRWNPGFPGQIHNNHNFSAESIGTDGLSERLNLIKFEIQLYKTRDEKYLLDLQRVSGPQLLFLDLCAAFLAQLRVL